One window from the genome of Cottoperca gobio chromosome 15, fCotGob3.1, whole genome shotgun sequence encodes:
- the LOC115020069 gene encoding bifunctional 3'-phosphoadenosine 5'-phosphosulfate synthase 2-like: protein MSGVKKLRTNLNRATNVVYQAHHVSRSKRGQVVGTRGGFRGCTIWLTGLSGAGKTTIGFALEEFLVSHAIPCYSLDGDNIRHGLNKNLGFSAEDREENIRRVAEVAKLFADAGMVCVTSFISPFGKDRDEARKIHEAAGLPFFEVFVHASLEVCESRDVKGLYKKARAGEIKGFTGIDSDYERPEAPKLVLKTGELSVTECLHQVLELLREQNIVPGEIMDEVNELFVKENSVNLAVADAKTLPTISITKLDLQWVQVLSEGWASPLKGFMREREFLQVLHFGNLLDGGAINMSVPIVLPVSAETKQELDGCAAVALEYQGLRVAILRNPEFYPHCKEERCARQWGTTCPQHPYIKMVMEGGDWLVGGDLKVLERIKWNDGLDQYRLTPRELKQKFKDMKADAVFAFQLRNPVHNGHALLMQDTKRRLLERGYKNPVLLLHPLGGWTKDDDVPLDWRMKQHAAVLEEGVLNPTSTIVAIFPSPMMYAGPTEVQWHCRARMIGGANFYIVGRDPAGLPHPETKQDLYDPTHGGKVLTMAPGLTSVEIIPFRVAAYNKMKKAMDFYDKERHAEFEFISGTKMRNMARSGENPPDGFMAPKAWKVLVDYYTSLQKDK, encoded by the exons ATGTCGGGAGTGAAAAAGCTTCGTACG AATCTCAACAGGGCGACCAATGTGGTGTACCAGGCCCACCATGTCAGCCGCAGCAAGAGAGGGCAGGTCGTGGGCACCAGGGGCGGCTTCAGAGGCTGTACTATCTGGCTCACTG GTTTGTCAGGTGCCGGTAAGACTACTATCGGTTTTGCCCTGGAAGAATTCCTCGTGTCCCACGCTATTCCTTGCTACTCACTGGACGGAGACAACATTCGTCACGGCCTGAACAAGAATCTGGGCTTCTCTGCCGAAGACCGCGAGGAGAACATCCGTCGTGTTGCCGAGGTGGCCAAACTGTTTGCCGACGCTGGGATGGTGTGCGTCACCAGTTTCATCTCTCCTTTCGGCAAG GATCGCGATGAGGCGAGGAAGATCCACGAAGCTGCCGGTCTACCATTTTTTGAGGTGTTCGTCCACGCTTCTCTCGAGGTGTGTGAGAGCAGGGATGTAAAAGGACTTTACAAGAAGGCTCGCGCTGGAGAGATCAAAG GTTTCACTGGCATCGACTCAGATTATGAGCGTCCTGAGGCGCCAAAGCTTGTGCTGAAAACTGGAGAGCTCTCAGTGACTGAGTGCCTCCATCAGGTGTTGGAGCTGCTCAGGGAGCAG AATATCGTACCAGGTGAGATCATGGATGAGGTGAATGAACTCTTTGTTAAGGAGAACAGCGTGAATCTGGCTGTGGCTGATGCAAAAACGCTTCCCACCATCAGCATCACCAAG TTGGATCTACAGTGGGTGCAGGTCTTGTCAGAAGGCTGGGCTAGCCCCCTGAAGGGCttcatgagagagagagagttcctCCAGGTCTTACACTTTGGCAACCTGCTGGATG GTGGGGCCATCAACATGTCAGTTCCCATCGTCCTGCCTGTTAGTGCCGAGACCAAGCAGGAGCTGGACGGCTGTGCGGCTGTAGCTCTGGAGTACCAGGGTTTACGTGTGGCTATTCTCAGGAACCCCGAGTTCTACCCACACTGCAAGGAGGAACGCTGTGCCAGACAGTGGGGCACCACTTGTCCACAGCACCCTTACATTAAG ATGGTTATGGAGGGAGGTGATTGGCTAGTAGGTGGTGACCTGAAGGTGCTGGAGCGAATCAAATGGAACGATGGACTTGACCAGTACCGCCTTACTCCACGGGAGCTCAAGCAGAAGTTCAAAGACATGAAAGCAG ATGCAGTATTCGCTTTCCAGCTGCGCAACCCGGTGCACAACGGTCACGCCCTGCTGATGCAGGACACCAAGCGCCGCCTGCTGGAGCGAGGCTACAAGAATCCGGTCCTCCTGCTGCACCCGCTCGGCGGCTGGACCAAAGATGACGATGTGCCTCTGGACTGGCGGATGAAGCAACATGCTGCCGTGCTGGAGGAGGGCGTCCTGAACCCAACCAGCACCATTGTTGCCATCTTCCCCTCTCCTATGATGTACGCTGGACCCACAGAG GTTCAGTGGCACTGTAGAGCCAGAATGATCGGCGGAGCAAACTTCTACATAGTTGGCCGGGACCCAGCAGGCCTGCCTCACCCAGAGACTAAGCAGGACCTGTATGACCCCACCCACGGAGGCAAGGTCCTCACCATGGCCCCGGGCCTCACCTCTGTGGAGATCATCCCCTTCAGGGTCGCTGCCTACAACAAGATGAAGAAGGCTATGGACTTTTACGACAAAGAGAG ACATGCTGAGTTTGAGTTTATCTCAGGAACCAAGATGAGGAACATGGCTCGGAGCGGAGAGAACCCTCCAGATGGTTTCATGGCCCCCAAGGCCTGGAAGGTGTTGGTCGATTACTACACCTCTCTGCAGAAGGACAAGTAA